The proteins below are encoded in one region of Syntrophotalea carbinolica DSM 2380:
- the hydE gene encoding [FeFe] hydrogenase H-cluster radical SAM maturase HydE — protein sequence MTREEILYWLKNEDERSLTELWDKANDVRHSQVGDAVHLRGLLEFSNHCSRDCHYCGLRAGNSKLTRYRMSEEEIMCCVEEGVAYGYGTLVLQSGEDYGLDVDWMTKLIQRIKRETPLAVTLSLGERSAEDLTAWRDAGADRYLLRFETSDPELYRRIHPALPGHKPNRIELLRIIKKIGYETGSGVMVGIPGQTYEDLAKDIETFRELDLDMIGVGPFIPHHETLLGSDAKTPTLLAENQVPNTELMTYKVMALARLIQPLANIPATSALATLNTPTGRELGLSRGANVVMPNLTPKKYRALYEIYPAKACIDETAADCRSCMHRRIQSIGRQVGKGRGDSPSYRRA from the coding sequence ATGACGCGTGAGGAAATTCTATACTGGCTTAAAAACGAGGATGAACGATCCCTGACGGAACTCTGGGACAAAGCCAACGATGTACGGCACTCCCAGGTCGGCGATGCCGTCCATCTGCGTGGACTTCTTGAATTCTCGAACCACTGTTCGCGGGATTGTCACTACTGCGGTCTGCGTGCCGGCAACAGCAAACTGACGCGTTACCGGATGTCGGAAGAGGAAATCATGTGCTGCGTAGAAGAAGGCGTTGCATACGGTTACGGGACTCTTGTGCTCCAATCGGGAGAAGACTACGGCCTTGACGTCGATTGGATGACCAAGCTTATTCAACGCATCAAGAGAGAAACACCCCTGGCCGTCACCTTGAGCCTGGGAGAGCGTAGCGCAGAGGATCTGACCGCCTGGCGCGATGCCGGTGCGGATCGCTATCTGCTGCGCTTTGAAACATCGGATCCGGAACTGTATCGTCGCATCCACCCCGCCCTGCCCGGCCACAAGCCGAACCGGATAGAGCTGCTTCGAATCATTAAAAAAATCGGTTACGAAACCGGTAGCGGCGTCATGGTCGGGATTCCTGGCCAGACCTACGAAGACCTGGCCAAAGATATCGAAACGTTCCGGGAACTCGATCTTGACATGATCGGCGTGGGACCTTTTATTCCCCACCACGAAACGCTCTTGGGGAGCGACGCCAAAACACCGACCCTTCTTGCGGAAAATCAGGTACCCAACACCGAACTGATGACCTATAAGGTCATGGCCCTGGCACGGCTGATTCAGCCGCTGGCCAATATTCCGGCAACCTCGGCCCTGGCGACCCTCAACACCCCTACCGGGAGGGAACTCGGCCTGTCCCGCGGTGCCAACGTGGTGATGCCCAACCTGACGCCCAAAAAATACCGCGCCCTCTATGAGATTTATCCCGCCAAGGCCTGTATCGATGAAACCGCTGCCGATTGCCGTTCCTGTATGCATCGACGCATCCAGTCCATCGGCCGGCAGGTCGGCAAAGGGCGCGGCGACTCTCCAAGTTACCGCCGGGCCTGA
- a CDS encoding sensor histidine kinase, producing the protein MQFKSKLSQRIILSVVLLTTIVSGLFAIGLTATIHYVEKSLVASELQKDFARVFADYRNGLDLRLDEGSAFFPAGPTLPDYLRSIPTGYTEVVLGDRHRAYYVYHLVEGKTSYFLVKDQTSFEKAEILLQRAVLGGFVFCVLISFVLGVFMVKQVIAPVRKLTRQVAGRETFKEQPLSLASEYANDEVGALAKAFDATFTRLQQTLRREVLFTSDVSHELRTPLMVIQSACEILVAKRDLDDYTRQRIESIRRAVMKMESLVEAFLALARGEDTPSETATLEAIVQSELPTWQQLAEQKRNRFLLRQEVEIPAPKGIEYPAVLLRTVIDNLIRNAVHHTAGGEIVLVLKADSFELRDTGSGIAIDEMTKVFKPYYRGTASHREGLGLGLSLVQRICEREHWSVVLEQNQPQGCCFRVNLA; encoded by the coding sequence ATGCAATTTAAGTCGAAACTGTCGCAGCGCATCATCCTTTCCGTCGTCCTGCTAACCACCATCGTGAGCGGCCTGTTCGCTATCGGCCTGACGGCCACGATTCACTATGTCGAAAAAAGTCTCGTCGCAAGCGAATTGCAGAAGGATTTTGCCCGGGTATTCGCAGATTACCGGAATGGCCTGGACTTGCGGCTGGATGAAGGGTCGGCATTTTTTCCGGCGGGGCCGACGCTGCCCGACTATCTGCGTTCCATTCCGACGGGCTACACGGAAGTTGTTCTGGGCGACCGTCATCGCGCTTATTACGTTTATCACCTCGTCGAGGGCAAAACTTCATACTTTCTGGTCAAAGACCAGACTTCTTTCGAAAAGGCGGAAATCCTCCTGCAAAGAGCGGTCCTGGGTGGGTTCGTCTTCTGTGTCCTGATTTCTTTTGTACTCGGTGTGTTTATGGTCAAGCAGGTCATCGCTCCGGTACGAAAACTGACGCGTCAGGTGGCCGGTCGGGAGACTTTTAAGGAACAGCCGCTTTCCCTTGCATCGGAGTATGCCAACGACGAGGTCGGGGCCCTGGCAAAAGCCTTCGATGCAACCTTCACCAGGCTGCAGCAGACCCTGCGCCGGGAAGTTCTTTTCACCAGTGATGTCAGTCATGAATTGCGCACGCCCCTCATGGTCATCCAGAGTGCCTGCGAGATCCTGGTCGCCAAAAGGGATCTGGATGACTACACCCGCCAGAGAATCGAATCGATCCGCCGGGCCGTGATGAAGATGGAGTCATTGGTCGAGGCGTTTTTAGCCCTTGCCCGCGGCGAAGACACTCCCTCGGAAACGGCTACGCTGGAGGCAATCGTGCAATCGGAACTGCCAACGTGGCAACAGTTGGCGGAACAGAAGAGAAACCGATTCCTTCTCCGGCAGGAAGTGGAAATCCCGGCGCCAAAGGGGATCGAATACCCGGCCGTTTTGCTGCGTACGGTTATCGATAACCTGATCCGCAATGCCGTCCACCACACCGCTGGAGGCGAAATCGTTCTGGTTTTGAAAGCCGACAGCTTTGAGCTTCGGGATACGGGATCGGGTATTGCCATAGATGAAATGACCAAGGTTTTCAAACCCTATTACCGCGGCACGGCATCTCACCGTGAAGGTCTCGGGCTGGGATTGTCGCTGGTACAGCGGATCTGCGAGAGAGAACATTGGTCGGTCGTCCTTGAGCAAAACCAGCCGCAAGGGTGCTGTTTCAGGGTAAATCTCGCATGA
- a CDS encoding sulfatase-like hydrolase/transferase, whose product MTYTERSRFLNHYFLFSYLVVLTLASGYLFKVDFVNTRTFLFAVGTYLSYCAVYLLPAFLITRLCHGLFCLGGKSSLGWKAAQAVAVLTTGLTAVFLYADFFIFRLYHFHLNGFVWNLVKTPGGIESLGGNNSSNLTFGLIIAGFFAVQAFLLWLTIKLRSNRRSAKPRKIYRFIAAFLLLLALGERGIYGVSHLQAHTPVLAAASTFPFYQPTTFRSLAKKLGYKVKRQSKLKMDLDALQPSYPLRPIDVQKPARPLNIVWLMAESLRADMLDPEIMPATWNFAHQAHRFNQHYSGGNGTRMGLFSAFYGIYGPYWFPFLEARRSPVIMDVLQQQGYQLDLHTSAKFSYPEFDKTIFAGVPDRFMHEVGDKPGWQRDRENVDQIIEFVKNRDRNRPFMTFMFFESPHARYYFPEECAIRKPYLEDFNYATMSVDKDIELIRNRYINSCNHLDTQLGRLLALLEQERLLEDTIVIITGDHGEEFMEKGFWGHNSKFTEEQTRVPLVLWIPGTGASKTDRMTSHLDIVATILPLLGVKNPAEDYSLGYDLLGTKQREFSVIADWSRICYVGSQYKASFPLKAEGLARNSVTRKDDASVEEEGAFVSTHQDVMLRLMQDLSRFRRK is encoded by the coding sequence ATGACCTATACCGAGCGTTCGCGGTTTCTAAACCACTATTTCCTGTTTTCCTATCTTGTCGTTTTGACGCTGGCTTCCGGTTATCTTTTCAAAGTCGATTTCGTCAATACGCGTACCTTTCTTTTCGCCGTCGGTACATACCTGAGTTACTGTGCCGTATACCTTTTGCCTGCTTTCCTGATTACCAGGTTGTGCCATGGCCTGTTTTGCCTGGGAGGGAAATCTTCGTTGGGCTGGAAAGCGGCGCAGGCGGTTGCGGTTCTGACCACCGGACTTACGGCCGTCTTCCTCTATGCGGATTTCTTTATCTTCCGCCTCTACCATTTTCATCTCAACGGCTTTGTCTGGAATCTGGTCAAGACTCCCGGCGGCATTGAGTCCCTGGGCGGGAATAACTCCTCGAACTTGACTTTTGGCCTCATCATCGCCGGATTCTTTGCCGTGCAGGCTTTCCTTCTGTGGCTGACGATAAAGCTCCGGAGCAATCGCCGCTCTGCGAAACCGAGGAAAATCTACCGCTTTATCGCCGCCTTTCTCCTTTTGCTCGCGCTTGGGGAGCGGGGCATCTACGGCGTCAGCCATCTGCAGGCCCATACGCCGGTACTGGCGGCGGCGAGCACCTTCCCCTTTTATCAGCCGACGACTTTTCGCTCTCTGGCAAAAAAACTGGGATACAAGGTTAAGCGCCAATCCAAATTGAAGATGGATCTCGATGCTTTGCAGCCTTCTTATCCCCTCAGGCCCATTGATGTGCAGAAGCCCGCGCGTCCTCTCAACATTGTCTGGCTGATGGCCGAGTCGTTACGGGCCGACATGCTCGATCCTGAGATTATGCCTGCAACCTGGAATTTCGCTCACCAGGCCCACCGTTTCAACCAGCATTACAGCGGCGGCAACGGCACCCGCATGGGGCTTTTTTCCGCCTTCTATGGTATTTACGGCCCCTATTGGTTCCCCTTTCTTGAAGCGCGGCGCTCACCGGTGATCATGGACGTGCTGCAGCAGCAGGGGTATCAGCTCGACCTGCACACCAGCGCTAAATTCAGCTATCCGGAGTTCGACAAGACGATTTTTGCCGGGGTTCCCGATCGCTTTATGCACGAAGTCGGCGACAAGCCCGGCTGGCAGCGTGACAGGGAGAATGTCGATCAGATCATCGAGTTTGTGAAAAACAGGGACAGGAACCGTCCCTTTATGACGTTCATGTTTTTTGAATCTCCCCACGCGCGCTACTATTTTCCCGAAGAATGTGCGATACGCAAACCTTATCTTGAGGATTTCAACTACGCGACCATGTCCGTGGATAAGGATATCGAGCTGATCAGGAATCGGTACATCAATTCCTGCAATCACCTCGATACCCAACTCGGGCGCCTGCTGGCTCTCCTGGAGCAAGAGCGCCTGCTTGAAGACACGATCGTGATTATCACCGGAGACCATGGTGAGGAATTCATGGAAAAAGGGTTTTGGGGACACAACTCCAAATTCACCGAGGAGCAGACAAGGGTTCCTCTGGTCCTCTGGATTCCCGGCACGGGTGCGAGCAAAACGGATCGGATGACAAGTCACCTGGATATCGTTGCCACGATTCTTCCGCTGCTCGGGGTGAAAAATCCAGCCGAAGACTACTCCCTTGGATACGATCTTTTAGGCACAAAACAGCGGGAGTTCTCCGTTATTGCCGACTGGAGCAGGATCTGTTACGTCGGATCGCAGTACAAGGCGAGTTTTCCGCTTAAGGCCGAGGGGTTGGCACGCAACAGCGTAACCCGCAAGGACGACGCATCGGTGGAGGAGGAGGGGGCGTTTGTCTCTACTCACCAGGATGTCATGTTGAGGTTGATGCAGGATCTTTCCCGGTTCCGTCGCAAATAA
- a CDS encoding phosphoethanolamine transferase yields the protein MQIFRSVKLHRPSFSATFVALSVALFIVAMDNRLFWRSFTSRLGLDTWSHWAFVASVGLVLVLLLNILISLFAFRPVFKPFLVILLLTTAAISYFSDTFGVVIDKSMIHNVFETDVNEAFELVTWSLFNHLLWFGVIPAVLVVLTRIRTRSCKRELLTRCGVILGSLVIVLGLGMTHYKQFVLFGRQNRDLRMCLNPSYSLYSLQKVIQKKYFSRDEGPLRVVAPDAVKSRNGSKTVVVLALGETARAREFSFNGYQRDTNPELADRDVVNFSQVQACGTSTAESLPCIFSSLEREAYSRDKAARQENLLDILQRVGVTVIWRDNNSGSKGVADRIAYEDLSRQSDAELCEGGNCFDEILLHDLDRRLAETAGDMLIVLHMKGSHGPSYYRRTPAAFKVFFPECSLDNIQECPQQTIVNAYDNTIVYTDHVLAKLIDLLRSKSFPTAMLYVSDHGESLGEGGVYLHGLPYALAPAEQKQIPMMFWASENFISRKSLDIDALKAHSKTSYSHDVIFHSIFGLFDIDSAIYRQDLDIFSACRPPGRPFDRGRAG from the coding sequence ATGCAAATTTTTCGCTCGGTTAAACTTCATCGCCCCTCGTTCAGCGCAACCTTCGTTGCGCTATCCGTCGCCCTGTTCATTGTCGCGATGGATAACCGCCTCTTCTGGCGCTCGTTCACCTCCAGACTGGGACTGGATACCTGGAGCCACTGGGCCTTCGTGGCCTCCGTGGGACTGGTTCTGGTGCTTCTACTCAACATCCTGATTTCTCTCTTCGCTTTCCGTCCGGTCTTCAAACCCTTCCTGGTGATTCTGCTACTGACCACGGCTGCCATCAGCTATTTCTCCGACACCTTTGGCGTGGTTATCGACAAATCGATGATTCATAATGTCTTTGAGACCGACGTCAACGAAGCCTTCGAACTTGTGACCTGGTCACTGTTCAACCATCTGCTGTGGTTTGGTGTCATCCCGGCCGTTCTGGTTGTCCTGACGCGCATCCGAACCCGCTCCTGTAAAAGAGAATTGCTGACCCGATGCGGGGTGATCCTCGGCAGTCTGGTCATTGTTCTGGGTCTTGGCATGACGCATTATAAGCAGTTCGTCCTTTTCGGTCGCCAGAACCGGGACCTTCGGATGTGCCTGAATCCTTCCTATTCGTTATATTCCCTGCAAAAAGTCATTCAAAAAAAATATTTCTCCCGGGACGAAGGACCATTGCGCGTGGTGGCGCCCGATGCGGTCAAAAGCCGAAACGGATCCAAGACGGTCGTGGTTCTGGCGCTTGGTGAAACTGCCCGGGCCCGGGAATTTTCTTTCAACGGCTACCAACGCGACACCAACCCGGAGCTTGCCGACCGGGATGTCGTTAATTTTTCCCAGGTCCAGGCATGCGGTACCTCCACCGCCGAATCTCTGCCCTGCATATTTTCCTCGCTTGAGCGGGAGGCATACAGCCGGGACAAAGCTGCCCGTCAGGAAAACCTGCTCGACATCCTCCAGCGGGTCGGGGTCACGGTCATATGGCGGGACAACAATTCGGGAAGTAAAGGAGTCGCCGATCGCATCGCCTACGAGGATCTGTCCCGGCAGTCCGACGCCGAGTTGTGCGAGGGCGGTAACTGCTTCGATGAAATCCTGCTGCACGATCTTGACCGGCGGCTTGCGGAAACCGCGGGGGACATGTTGATCGTGCTGCACATGAAAGGAAGTCACGGTCCCTCGTATTACAGGCGTACTCCGGCTGCCTTTAAGGTCTTTTTTCCCGAATGTAGCCTGGATAATATCCAAGAGTGCCCGCAGCAAACGATCGTCAACGCCTACGACAATACGATCGTTTATACCGATCATGTTTTGGCAAAACTTATCGATCTACTGCGATCTAAGAGTTTTCCTACGGCGATGCTTTATGTCTCCGATCACGGCGAATCGCTGGGAGAGGGAGGGGTATATCTGCATGGACTGCCCTACGCGTTGGCCCCCGCTGAGCAGAAGCAGATACCCATGATGTTCTGGGCCTCGGAAAATTTCATTAGCCGGAAATCCCTGGATATCGATGCTCTTAAAGCCCATAGTAAAACATCCTATAGCCATGACGTGATATTCCACAGTATTTTCGGGTTGTTCGATATCGATAGCGCAATCTATCGTCAAGACCTGGATATCTTCTCCGCTTGCCGTCCCCCCGGGCGACCGTTCGACAGAGGAAGGGCCGGATGA
- a CDS encoding cysteine desulfurase: MSIYLDNAATSFPKPASVYQAVDDALRHRGGSPGRGSHHMALEAGRLLMACRDTAAGFFGIRDTSRVVFTGNATEALNLALFGLLNPGDRVVTSTMEHNAVLCPLQALQTRGLKVVKVPPGADGRLHPDSVREAVMVDAKATRLVVLTHASNVTGAIQPIEEIGPWCRSLGIPLLVDAAQTAGYIPVDVEDMGIDLLAVPGHKHLMGPPGCGFLYVREGLQLTPLLYGGSGSDSGSPLPPEHMPERLESGTANLPALAGLKAGIDFLEKTGFVNLRRHKKELMAHLADGLSALPGIRRYGPTDISLLAGALSFNLSGLDPAEIAFWLDNEHAICVRAGLHCAPDTHRSLNTFPRGTVRVSPGYFSRHEDIQALIHALETLSNHGK, from the coding sequence ATGTCGATCTATCTCGATAACGCCGCAACATCCTTCCCCAAACCCGCATCGGTCTATCAGGCGGTCGATGATGCCCTGCGACATCGAGGCGGCAGTCCGGGGCGCGGCAGTCATCACATGGCCCTGGAGGCAGGACGGCTGTTGATGGCATGCCGCGACACGGCGGCAGGGTTTTTCGGCATTCGCGACACCTCCCGTGTGGTTTTTACCGGCAATGCCACCGAAGCCTTGAACCTGGCCCTGTTCGGCCTGCTTAATCCCGGCGACCGGGTTGTCACCTCGACCATGGAACACAATGCCGTACTGTGCCCCCTCCAGGCTCTGCAGACGCGCGGCCTGAAAGTCGTCAAAGTTCCACCGGGAGCCGACGGCCGCCTGCATCCGGACTCGGTGCGCGAAGCGGTCATGGTCGATGCAAAAGCCACCCGCCTGGTGGTCCTCACCCACGCTTCCAATGTCACCGGGGCTATCCAACCCATAGAAGAGATCGGCCCGTGGTGCCGCAGCCTGGGCATCCCGCTGCTGGTCGATGCGGCGCAGACAGCCGGATACATCCCTGTCGACGTCGAAGACATGGGCATCGACCTGCTGGCGGTGCCGGGACACAAACACCTCATGGGGCCACCCGGTTGCGGTTTTCTGTATGTCCGTGAGGGGCTGCAGCTTACCCCCCTGCTGTATGGCGGCAGCGGTTCGGATTCGGGCTCGCCGCTACCGCCGGAGCACATGCCCGAACGCCTGGAAAGCGGCACCGCCAACCTTCCGGCCCTGGCCGGACTGAAAGCCGGAATCGACTTTTTGGAAAAGACTGGTTTTGTAAATCTGCGCCGTCATAAAAAAGAACTCATGGCGCACCTCGCAGATGGACTGAGCGCCCTGCCCGGCATTCGCCGTTACGGGCCCACCGATATCTCCCTGCTGGCAGGTGCCCTGTCCTTCAACCTCTCGGGTCTGGATCCTGCGGAAATCGCTTTCTGGCTCGACAACGAACACGCCATCTGCGTGCGTGCCGGACTGCACTGCGCCCCCGACACCCATCGCAGCCTGAATACTTTCCCCCGCGGCACAGTAAGGGTCAGCCCCGGCTATTTTTCCCGACATGAGGATATCCAGGCTCTGATTCATGCTCTGGAAACCCTCTCAAACCATGGCAAATAA
- a CDS encoding DUF3343 domain-containing protein: MLSAVSETDLLALFETGHEVLKAEKVLKQADIQLRLLPAPAGLATGCTLAIRFEAVQRQAVEKALEAEELRPKAIYRREQDRWQVA; encoded by the coding sequence ATGTTATCTGCCGTATCCGAAACGGATCTGCTGGCCTTGTTTGAAACGGGGCACGAAGTACTCAAGGCGGAAAAAGTCCTGAAACAGGCCGATATCCAACTGCGTCTGCTGCCGGCACCGGCAGGCCTGGCAACGGGATGTACCCTGGCTATCCGCTTTGAGGCTGTGCAGCGTCAAGCCGTTGAGAAAGCCCTTGAGGCGGAAGAGCTGCGCCCCAAAGCTATCTACCGCAGGGAGCAGGACCGTTGGCAGGTTGCCTGA
- a CDS encoding RrF2 family transcriptional regulator: MRLSTKSRYGLRALFDIAYNAGNQPAQIKDISRRQDISPRYLEQIFQSFKKAGILKSKKGPQGGYFLTRKPDQITVRQIVEAAEGDTLLVACACETPKGKGCCTMNGQCVTQTVWFEATEHLNTFLDSLTLQTLCERGQDMGVKRESDHRFMYYI; the protein is encoded by the coding sequence GTGAGACTATCGACCAAAAGCCGTTATGGACTGAGGGCCTTATTTGATATTGCCTACAACGCAGGGAACCAGCCCGCACAGATCAAAGACATCTCCCGTCGTCAGGATATCTCTCCCCGTTATCTGGAGCAGATCTTTCAGAGTTTCAAAAAAGCCGGCATTCTCAAGAGTAAAAAAGGGCCTCAAGGCGGATATTTTCTGACCCGCAAGCCCGACCAGATAACCGTTCGCCAGATCGTCGAAGCTGCCGAAGGCGATACTCTGCTGGTGGCCTGTGCCTGCGAAACCCCGAAAGGCAAAGGATGCTGCACCATGAATGGACAGTGCGTGACGCAAACCGTATGGTTTGAAGCCACCGAGCATCTCAATACATTTTTGGACAGCCTGACTTTGCAAACCCTGTGCGAACGCGGTCAGGATATGGGGGTCAAACGCGAAAGCGACCATCGCTTCATGTATTACATATAA
- the nadA gene encoding quinolinate synthase NadA yields MSQEKLKKEIRRLAQERNALILAHNYQRDEIQEIADITGDSLALSMEAAQTDKDMIVFCGVHFMAESAAILAPNKKVLLPRLDAGCPMADMVTAEGLRDFKRRHPKATVVTYVNSTAATKAETDICCTSANALRVVRSLPTDEIIFAPDRNLGRYVASHCPEKTFHFWEGFCPTHDNLRADAVLKAKAEHPDAPFVAHPECLPEILELADHICSTSGMYEYVATHPSKKFIIGTEMGILYRMRKENPDKEFILANPEVLICPNMKLINLEDLLEALQTLAPVVTVPEDIRQRAKLSLDRMLAVPRD; encoded by the coding sequence ATGTCACAGGAAAAACTCAAAAAGGAAATCCGCCGTCTGGCTCAGGAACGTAATGCCTTGATCCTGGCGCACAACTATCAGCGCGACGAAATCCAGGAAATCGCCGACATTACCGGTGATTCGCTGGCCCTGTCCATGGAGGCAGCGCAAACCGACAAAGATATGATCGTCTTTTGCGGGGTCCATTTCATGGCGGAAAGCGCAGCCATTCTGGCACCGAATAAAAAGGTCCTGCTGCCGCGCCTGGATGCCGGGTGTCCCATGGCCGACATGGTTACCGCTGAAGGGCTGCGCGATTTCAAACGTCGACACCCCAAGGCAACGGTCGTCACCTACGTCAACAGCACCGCCGCCACCAAGGCTGAAACGGATATATGTTGCACCAGTGCCAATGCCTTGCGGGTGGTACGGTCTTTGCCGACCGACGAAATCATCTTTGCACCGGACCGCAACCTGGGCCGCTATGTCGCTTCCCACTGCCCGGAAAAGACTTTCCATTTCTGGGAGGGGTTCTGCCCGACCCATGACAATCTCCGCGCCGACGCGGTGTTGAAGGCCAAGGCGGAGCACCCCGACGCACCCTTCGTCGCGCACCCCGAATGCCTGCCCGAGATCCTCGAACTGGCCGACCATATCTGTTCGACCAGCGGCATGTACGAATATGTGGCTACACATCCGAGCAAAAAGTTTATCATCGGTACGGAAATGGGCATCCTCTACCGTATGCGCAAGGAAAATCCGGACAAGGAATTCATCCTGGCCAACCCCGAGGTGCTGATCTGTCCCAACATGAAGCTGATCAACCTGGAAGACCTGCTGGAAGCCTTGCAGACCCTGGCCCCCGTTGTCACCGTGCCGGAAGATATTCGTCAACGCGCCAAGCTTTCGCTGGATCGCATGCTGGCCGTACCGAGGGACTGA
- a CDS encoding response regulator transcription factor, translating into MRILIVEDQEDILQNIADYLHLHGFTVDCAQNGLGGLHLAVTLEFDLIILDIMLPGMDGLTLCRKLRKEAGVQTPVIFLTARDKLEDKLAGFKAGSDDYLVKPFSLPELHARVEAVLRRSQPVQSNRLQVADLVFDLDTLEITRQGKSLRLNPIGLKLLEKLMKCSPNVVRRETLQDILWGDDVPDSDSLRSHIHLLRQTIDKPFATPLIHTIHGIGYCLKAEDHAI; encoded by the coding sequence ATGCGAATCTTAATTGTAGAAGATCAGGAGGACATCCTTCAGAACATCGCAGATTATCTTCATCTGCACGGTTTTACGGTGGATTGCGCCCAAAACGGGCTCGGCGGTCTGCATTTAGCGGTCACGCTCGAATTCGACCTGATCATCCTCGATATCATGCTTCCCGGCATGGACGGTTTGACACTCTGTCGGAAACTTCGCAAGGAGGCGGGGGTGCAGACTCCGGTGATCTTTTTGACGGCGCGGGACAAGCTTGAGGACAAATTAGCCGGCTTCAAAGCCGGGTCGGACGACTATCTGGTCAAGCCTTTTTCTTTGCCGGAACTGCATGCTCGGGTGGAAGCGGTGCTGCGCCGCAGCCAGCCTGTTCAGAGCAACCGATTGCAGGTCGCCGATCTGGTTTTCGACCTGGATACCTTGGAGATCACCCGGCAGGGCAAGAGCCTCAGGCTTAATCCTATCGGCCTGAAACTGCTCGAAAAACTGATGAAATGCAGCCCCAATGTGGTCCGGCGCGAGACGCTCCAGGACATCTTGTGGGGTGACGATGTTCCCGATAGCGATAGCCTGCGAAGTCATATTCATTTACTGCGCCAGACCATCGACAAGCCCTTTGCCACGCCGCTGATCCATACGATTCACGGCATAGGCTATTGCCTTAAAGCAGAAGACCATGCAATTTAA
- a CDS encoding MoaD/ThiS family protein, with the protein MKVCVKLFATFRNGRFKEKLCEYEAGTMVSQVIKELDLPEDQLGAVLINARHVEGDQELKDGDSLSIFPLVGGG; encoded by the coding sequence ATGAAGGTATGTGTCAAGCTATTTGCTACATTTCGCAATGGTCGATTTAAAGAAAAACTTTGCGAATATGAAGCGGGAACCATGGTGTCCCAGGTCATCAAAGAATTGGATCTTCCTGAGGATCAGCTCGGGGCCGTGCTTATCAACGCACGACATGTGGAAGGTGATCAGGAGTTGAAAGATGGTGACAGCCTGTCCATCTTTCCCCTGGTGGGAGGAGGTTGA